Below is a genomic region from Parageobacillus toebii NBRC 107807.
GACATATGTGGCAGCAACGCTCATTTCGGTTTTAGAATTGTTAAAATACGTGTTAATTTTTACGCAAAATAACAATGAAGAATAAGGATATAAACCTGTCTGTAGGAGGTGTGATCCGGGCGCGTTATCCGCGTCCGGAAACCAATTGGACATAGTTAACTTGTTAGTGGTAGCATTGCTTATTGCATGTACCGCTTTTTTCGTAGCTTCGGAATTTGCGATTGTCAAAGTTCGCAGCTCGCGCATTGACCAATTAGTTAGCGAAGGAAATAAACGGGCGATTGCTGCCAAAAAGGTGATCTCCAACCTTGATGGCTATTTGTCGGCGAACCAATTAGGCATTACGATTACATCGCTAGGGCTTGGTTGGCTCGGTGAACCGACGGTGGAGCGGATATTAACACCGCTTTTTGAACGCATCCATTTATCGGAGTCGATTTCGCACGTTTTATCCTTCGTTATTGCCTTTTCAACGATTACGTTTCTTCACGTCGTTGTCGGAGAGCTGGCTCCCAAGACGTTTGCGATCCATAAAGCGGAGGCGATTACACTGTTTACAGCTCAACCGCTTATTTTATTTTATAAAGTGATGTATCCGTTTATTTGGATGCTCAACAATTCCGCGCGCCTCGTCGCCAGAATGTTTGGGTTAAAGCCAGCGGCAGAACATGAAATTGCCCATTCCGAAGAAGAGCTGCGCCTTATTTTATCAGAAAGCTACAAAAGCGGAGAGATTAACCAATCGGAATATCGATATGTGAACAATATTTTTCGATTTGACGATCGGGTTGCAAAAGAAATTATGGTACCGCGCAAAGAAATTGTTGCGCTCGATATTAATCGAAGCGTGAAAGAGAATTTGGAAATTATTAAAGAGGAAAAATATACTCGTTATCCAGTTATTGATGGCGATAAAGATCACGTTCTTGGACTTATTAATGTGAAAGAAGTGTTTACCGATCTTGTGACAAATCCATCCGAAGAAAAACAAATGAAAGATTATATCCGCCCAATCATTCAAGTGATTGAATCAATCGCGATCCATGATTTGCTTGTGAAAATGCAGAAAGAACGCATCCACATGGCCATTTTAGTCGATGAATATGGCGGTACGTCGGGACTTGTTACTGTCGAGGATATTTTAGAAGAAATTGTTGGAGAAATTCAAGATGAATTTGATGTAGATGAAATTCCGTTGATCCAAAAAATTGATGAAACACGTACGATTATCGACGGGAAAGTGCTGATTAGCGAAGTAAATGATTTGTTTGGCCTTTCCATTGATGATGAGGATGTCGATACGATTGGAGGATGGATTTTAACAAAGCATTATGATATTAAAGTAGGCGATAGCGTCGAAATCGACAATTACTTGTTTACGGTGAAGGAGATGGATGGTCACCATGTGAAGACGCTAGAAGTCGTGAAGCAGGAAAAAGAAGAGAGAGAAGCAGATAATGAACTCGGTGAAAAAGAGGAATTGCATTTATGAGGCAGACGTTTATAGGACGTCTGCCTTTTATGGTGGATCCATGTAAAACCGAGCGATATCAACAGGAAAATCATCAACGTGAGCGATGCATGAAATCATTTCGTTCGTAAAAGGATGCAAAAATGATAGTTTAACGGCGTGAAGTGCTTGTCGATGAAATGTGTCTTTTCCGCCATAAAGAACATCTCCGACTAACGGATGACCGATGTAACTCATATGGACGCGGATTTGATGAGTGCGCCCGGTATCGAGGGAAAGCTCTACGAGCGATGTTTGTTCATCGGGAAACGTATGTAAGACGCGGTAGTGTGTTACCGCTTTTGCACCCGTTTTCGAAACTCTTCGCCTCGTTGGATGATGGCGATCGCGTCCAATCGGTGCAGAAATCGTTCCTGATTTATTTTTTAGGATGCCATGGACGAGCGCTACATACGTCCGTTTGATGAGCCGTTTTTCCAACATCCGATCAAGCGTGGCTCCTGCAAGCGTATGTTTGGCAAACAAAATCGTTCCCGATGTGTCACGATCAAGCCGGTGAATATGCCGTACTTTCGTCAAAATCCCTTGTGATTGTAAATAAAAAGCGACCGCGTTCGCTAAAGTCCCTATTTGAGAAGGTTCAGAAGGATGGATATCGATTCCAGCGCCTTTATTAATAATAAGGAGATGCTCGTCCTCCCATAAAACGGAAAGCTCTCGATATTCAGGAATAATGATGGAAGGTTCAGGTTTATAAAGGTGCAACTGCAGGCGGTCTTTTTCTTTTAATGGCGTTTGCCATGATACTTCTTTTCCGTTGAGCTTGATTCCTTTTTCCATTCGCAGCTGATGAGCTAACTTTTTAGAGGCGCACCATACTTCTTTTAGCAACGATTCAATCGTACGTCCTTCCCAAAAAGAAGGAATGACGCATTCAAGCCAGTCTCCTTTTTTGGACCACATCATTATTTCACTCCAAAATTTCAAAACAGTGGAAACACTTTCTACCTCAATATATGTATCAGATATGATACACTCATAGTAGCGTTTTATAGTATGTTATGCAAGTGCGAAAAGGTGGTAAGAACATGAAAATGGTTTATGCAGCCACGAAAGAACAAGAGGAATATATGAATTATTTAGTCAATTATTTTTACACAAACATTTTTCCGTATTATTTTGATGATGAACAAATTAATAAGTTTGAAAATTCGAAAATCCTTTCATTACCGAGGGAATACGTTACATACAATGGAACGATGAAAGAAGCGTTTCAAATTATTTCATCACTTCAATCATTAATTACTGTGATTGAGTATGTAGGAAAAAGCGGAGATTGCGAACGGTATCGTGATCTATTTGAGCGGAACGTCAAATTACTTAGACGGTACGGTATTACGTTT
It encodes:
- a CDS encoding hemolysin family protein, producing the protein MDIVNLLVVALLIACTAFFVASEFAIVKVRSSRIDQLVSEGNKRAIAAKKVISNLDGYLSANQLGITITSLGLGWLGEPTVERILTPLFERIHLSESISHVLSFVIAFSTITFLHVVVGELAPKTFAIHKAEAITLFTAQPLILFYKVMYPFIWMLNNSARLVARMFGLKPAAEHEIAHSEEELRLILSESYKSGEINQSEYRYVNNIFRFDDRVAKEIMVPRKEIVALDINRSVKENLEIIKEEKYTRYPVIDGDKDHVLGLINVKEVFTDLVTNPSEEKQMKDYIRPIIQVIESIAIHDLLVKMQKERIHMAILVDEYGGTSGLVTVEDILEEIVGEIQDEFDVDEIPLIQKIDETRTIIDGKVLISEVNDLFGLSIDDEDVDTIGGWILTKHYDIKVGDSVEIDNYLFTVKEMDGHHVKTLEVVKQEKEEREADNELGEKEELHL
- a CDS encoding RluA family pseudouridine synthase, with amino-acid sequence MWSKKGDWLECVIPSFWEGRTIESLLKEVWCASKKLAHQLRMEKGIKLNGKEVSWQTPLKEKDRLQLHLYKPEPSIIIPEYRELSVLWEDEHLLIINKGAGIDIHPSEPSQIGTLANAVAFYLQSQGILTKVRHIHRLDRDTSGTILFAKHTLAGATLDRMLEKRLIKRTYVALVHGILKNKSGTISAPIGRDRHHPTRRRVSKTGAKAVTHYRVLHTFPDEQTSLVELSLDTGRTHQIRVHMSYIGHPLVGDVLYGGKDTFHRQALHAVKLSFLHPFTNEMISCIAHVDDFPVDIARFYMDPP
- a CDS encoding YhcU family protein produces the protein MKMVYAATKEQEEYMNYLVNYFYTNIFPYYFDDEQINKFENSKILSLPREYVTYNGTMKEAFQIISSLQSLITVIEYVGKSGDCERYRDLFERNVKLLRRYGITFPFMIEQFMSKRHYPCSMYLPSQSDWLM